The segment taattatttcaaaTGTAGGACGAGAAAGAAGTTTCAAAGTGTTTGGTGCAAATTAAATTTTACAAATTATATATGTGATCCCATTTTAAATTATGGTGGTCATGTCGATAGCTTCCGAAAATATAGGTTATTAACTCAAACACTCAATAACCATCGGGTCATTTTCATAAATATTCATATCattcctaataaataaagatatttttatcaaatgtcatatttttatttattttgccacatgtaattttgtggttattttaaattaatttttattccacgtgtctttttatgtttttttttctttcattttattaaattgtagATAGTATTTTATATCtttcctaataaatgaaaataaatttgccacatgtccttctcTAATAAAATtagtcacatgtcattttgtcataatttaagatatatttattttccacttgtcattacttcaattttcattttcaatatatcattagtttagtttccataaattaaatctaccataataactattaatttcaaattttaaatttcaaattcaatttcaaataaatttacagtttaaacttttatgtttagtattttgttataattaactcgtttagtacacactaaacacataattttaatttatttattttttgcacgttttttttttcttgtaattttcacttatttcaatttcaaattcaaataaaatttctttAATCGTTTGtccttaacattttgttttaatcaacccgtataatatacggatCTCACAACTagtttaataataaatgcatatcaatttcattaatgaactttacttttaatatcaaaattagcaaattaaagattcattaattttctttatttatttatctaaattatttgtttaaatttaaaagaaaaataaaacactttaaattttataattaaataactttctcatttttcttataaattcataatttcaaatgtttagaattttgtatttagttttttttttttaaataaacttatgtaatacatgagtttcaCACATATTTTTCTAATATATATTAGAGATGTCATCGACTCGATATACATCCAACGTTTTTGCCTTTTTAGATATAACTTATAATCCAATTGTCTAAATATTTCCAACATAACGAATCCAATTGACTATGATCAATCAATTCTATTTAATATGATCAATTACATATCGAATTGGATAGATTTTATCTATTGAATATCTACCATTGATGATCTAATAGCATTCAATTACGACTAACAAAAGTTACCATAAATTCTCTGCTGAACTATTTACGTTTTGACATATAAATATATGTATCAGTAAATTTATATTAATCGGAAATTGGATAATAATTGGATTGTAATTTCTGAATAACATGAACAAGATTGTTTTGCTTTTTATCCGATGTAGATACCCATCGAAGAACTACCGATATTTATCGACCGGTTAAATTAAGTCGGACCTATGTAAAAGGATAACGGATCCGTTAATTTATCCGTGTGGATCGTTACGAATACGTGTTTCCCTTGAGATTTACACCTATGCTTTACATGGCCACCACGTGTCGTCGACAAACCCTCACTAGATACATGTCACCATCACTGCCCCGAATCATGAGGGAGCCAACAAAATCAAAAAAGATAAAAAGAACAAATGCAAATCCAACGCTATAACTATATTCTGCTATTACTGATAGCATCATCGTTGTTGAATCCATCATCAGCAAGCAAACAATCCAGTTTTTGTAGCAGCGAAGAAGTTTTTCTCGAGTCGAATCCAATGGCAACTCTTGGGGGTATAAAGGATTCACCTGCTTCCAACAGCGCCGAGATCGATGGTCTCGCTCGTTTTGCCGTCGATGAGCATAACAAAAAAGAGGTTTGTGTTTGTGTTGTGTTTGATCTCTATCTGTTAATAGTTAATCTTAGTTTTACACCATGGCTCTgtgttctattttattaaatcacTTCTTACGActaacaaactagggttttgaGGAAGGTTGTACGATCATTGGAATATTTGCTTATCAGTTTTTGAGTTCGTGTTCGTTTTTAGGGCAAAATTGGAGTTGGATCGATAAACATCCATTGCAAAAAACCCTAGGCTTCTGCTGAATAGTCGACATCTTGAAATTGAAATCAAACATGAAACCGAGACCAATTTTATAGAAAAGCCCCAGCCTTCAACCAGATTTAACAGAGGCAAGAAGGTTGTAAGATACTTTTAGCAAAATAGGAAAAAGGCTGTGAACAATTGAATTATTTAGGCAAAAATGATGATTTAGGAATAACTAGGGATTTGAGGAAGGTTACATTACATGATCATGCAAATAAATTTTGATTAGGATTTGAGTTGGTTTATATTTTTAAGGAAAATTGTAAGATATTCGGAATCAGAACATAATACAATTGCAAAACTAGCGCTTAAGGTGaaatatttcaaaatataaatcaaTGGGTACTTTTTGATTAATTTGTatttcttatggattcaaaaggAATGCAAAGAGATATCTTGATCTTACCCTATTATAGCAATGAACATTGTTTTGTATTTAAATGACATTGCTATAGAAacaaaagtatgatgctataataaaaaaaccagtaaaagtagattgctatttcttgcatttaaccctttCTTTTTTCAGAATAAAATGTTGGAGTTGGCAAGGGTGGTAAAGGTGCAAGAGCAAGTGGTTTCTGGGACTTTGCATCATCTTACTTTGGAGGTTGTTGATGTGGGTGAGAAGAAATTATATCTTGCCAAAATCTGGGTGAAGCCATGGTTGAACTTTAAGGAACTTCAAGAATTCACACATATTGGTGATGCCACCACCACTTCACCTAATCTTGATGTCCAAAAAGGTAACATATTGCATCCAATTTTCAAGATTTTTCTAACCATTATCTATTTATTAACCAAAATCTTGAAAGCAGATGATGAGTCGATGACTATTCATGGAGATTTCCAGGATGCTGCAAGTCATGCCCTCAAGACACTGCAACAAAGGTCTAACTCGTTATTTCCTTACGAACTGCAAGAAGTTGTTCATGTAAAAGCGGAGGTAATTTATTTAACCTTTTCTTTTTATGTCATCAGATTCTGATTATAACATGACAAAACAGGTTGTACTTGTACAGTATTTGACTTGACTTGACTGAACTGGGATTCCAGACTGATGTCAGTGGGTGAAAAATTGCAACTGTGTATCTATGTCCCACCTTTATGGGAACTCGATCTCAATCTTGTctgtgcaaaagacgtaaatgcccttgtCATTGAAAATAGACCTAACatatttaaaattaaaacaaTGTGGCAGACTGTGGATGGAACTGCGAAATATGATCTGGTGTTGAAGGTGAAAAGGAGTGATAAGGAAGAGAAGTTTAAGGCGAATGTGCACAAGGACAAGGATGGGAACTTTCATGTGAACAACATGGTGCAGGATCACTCCTAATCTGAACTTGGTTTATGATACTGACAAAAGAGTGTTTTTTTGTGTGATAAATAATGGTTTGTAACTGCATCATACTTTCAGGATCACTACGACTTTGTATGTTTTATGGTTTGCAATAgtttatttcttgggttcttgaatTGTTTGGATTTTGGTTTCTAGTTCATAATTTGTAAAATTCTCTTTTGTTTAATTATAGTTTTGTGTGTTCTGTTTAAATTTTGACTATGTTTTGATATACTGTTTTTGGGAAACTGTACTGGATTTTGTTGAAGGATCAAGTTAAAGTTTAAAGGGCTAGAGTAACATTAACCCTCACTGCTAATAAACCATAAAGCTGAATTTTCTTATATAGCAAAATAACAATGAAATTACAAGCAACATGTGTTATTGAATATGGACATCTCTCCCCTACCCACTCTCAAATCCATATGACTTATGGGTTGCTCTCCTACAACTCCAACCCTATTCAAcaaaacaacaattaccaaaacaaaatataaaccaCCCCTTTCCCCAATATGAAAATCAACAAACCAAACGTGTATTAACTCATCATCATTTTCTATAAGAAATAAAGAATTAAAACTTTAGTAACACCTTTAATGATTACCATATCCATTATGATGCAACTTTTGCCATCTCCACGCGACCCGTAAACTTTTCTCAAGATCCGTATACTTAGCAGTCCAATTAAGTTCACGAAGTATCTTTGAAGGGTCACTAAACACTtccgcatagtcaccagggcgaCGTGGCAAATATTCAACTTTGACCGATACACCGGTTGCCCTTTTACAAGCTTCAACAAACTCCTTAACGGATCTACCATGACCCGTTCCAACATTGTAGATTCCAACTTCCCCTGGTTGTGCTTTCGCAAGTGCTTTTACATGAGCATCAACTAAATCGGTCACATCAATGTAGTCGCGTATACATGTCCCATCTGCTGTTTTGTAATCGGTTCCTCGAACCTTGAGGCCATCGGTAATTCCACGTGCTGCATCAAAGCATGCAGCCGATATTCTTCCATGTTCACGTAACTCAGGTCTTGGTGCTTCTCCTAATCTTCCCTCTGGATCAGATCCAATCACATTGAAGTATCTAGAAATTATTGaacaaaaaataagaaaatgcGTGCTTTGACAAAATTTTAGGGATTCTATATGGATAAATggtattttataaaattatttgagAAACTAACCTTAGAATCATGACTGCCATGTCTGAGTTCTTATGGAAATCAAGGATAATATCTTCCGCCATTTTCTTGGCTGTTCCATAAGGGTTAATCGGGTGCTGAAATATTCAACAGAAAAACAAGATGTTAACAAAGATACCATATGCCTCAATTTTGTaagggtaaaacggtcatttAGTACCTGAGGGGTTTCTTCTGTAATGGGCATCTTATCAGGTTCCCCATATGTCGCACATGTACTAGAGTATATCAAAGTATTCACATTATGTGCTGCCATAGCCTCCAATACCAAAAGGGTATTCGATGTAATGTTGTGATAATACCTGACAAAAATTtagatttgtaaaaaaaataaacaagggCAAATTCGTAAAAAGTCAGAACTCAATAGGGAAAGCCTCGTTGTCCTAATATACTTACTTTAGGGGATCAAGGGTACTCTCTCCAACATATGCAACGGCTGCAAAGTGCATAACTGCATCAAATGCATTTTCTGAGAAGATTTTGTTTACCTAAAATGTTTTATCAAGGAAACAAGATATTATAGTATTCATGTATGGttgtttgtaaaaaaaaaaaaaatgttacttTGTATTTTATCGATCTTTTTTTATCCTATGTTTCAAAGGATACAGCTTTTGGATCCCCCAAGTCGGCATAAATGAATTGAAGTCTTCCAGGTTCCGGAAACAGGTTTTGTAGAACTTTGATTGCTCCTAGGTTTCCACGCGAAAGATTGTCCTAGAAACAGAAACACCCATaagggcaaatttgtaaaaatTAAATAAAGGAAAGCTTTGTAAAAAGTTAGGACTTAATGGGGACCCTGACTTTCTCTGTTATGTCGTTCtttttgtaatagtcaaaaagaaacactcaTACATAGCTGACCAGATTAAGTCATGTCCCCATTAAAGATGTTTGTAGTTAAACAAAGAATTAGCCAAAAATTACAAAAGTACCACTATAGTGACACGATGAGAATCTTTTAGAAGGCGTAGTGCAGCATGTGAACCAATATAACCAGCACCTCCTGTTACTAACACGTGAGTAATCCCTGCTTCATGACTAGAGAACTTCAACAcaagaaacataaaaaaaaaaaaaaaagttagataaTCAGACTATGGTGGACTTatgtaatagcaatgtactttcatactttttgtttattatatttatagcatcttgctttcatttctttctattgcaacattgtactttcaatttttttatcCAGACATTGTCTACAAAATTATAAAGTTACAATTTGCTATGATTATgcagatttttcaaagtacagtgcatataataggaagaaatgaaagtaggatactACCAATTGGATTGAACTCATTACATTAACACAAAGTAGAAGCAACAAATGTGTGGATCAAAAACAAAAAGATAactgaacattttttttttttgaacttacTGGGCTAGGGCTGCTGAGAGATGGGGAAAACTTTATTATTGTGATGCATAAAGCTACAAGACTTGTAGCAAATATAATCTTTCTTACAAGACCACTTTTCTTCACTGGATCCACAAAATCCATGCCTAAAAAAACAGCAAAAAGGAAATAACTTCAACCTTTTAAAGTTTCATAGTATAAATTATAAACTTATAAAGTAATCAAGAGAAAAGAATATTCATCAGGCCGGCTGGCCTGCCTGTCTGGACTTTATGCACTTAAACTTTTATTAATATCAACTTGATATCATCAAGTCAACTGTTTGCAATTAGGGAGAAAAAGTCAAGGAAGAACATTCATACCTAATAATGCAAAGATTAAAGATATAATAAATGGATTATAAAACATTAAATCTAATGAGATAACAAGTGActgagattgtgattgtgaagtTACCTCCTAAAGAACTGGGTCTGTTAGACCGGGTTCTTGACTTGGTGAAGTTGAACATTTGCAAATGAATTCTTCCtctctgaaaaaaaaaaattgttatcaaTTGTGAGATATAGAAGAAGAAATTCAAAATCTAACTCTAAAGGGGGATGCAATATTGCAATTCACATTAGATCTTCATGAGATCATTACACTTGAATTGATTTCAAATATCGGTTGTTGCCTatatgaagacgatgacaaaaaACTGAAATTCAAACATGCAAGTTTTGTATAACGATTGAGCAAATGGGGTACCTTTAAAAAGGTAAAAAATCTAAAGAACTGAGTGCAATAAGTCtatgaaagaaaaagaaaatggaaGATTATAAAGAGAGCAAAAGGGACACTGAAACTCGCATATGTCGTGATTTGATTGAGTGAAGATTCAGAAAAGGGTAAAGCTGATTGAAGTAAATACCACTTCAAAGGGGGCAGAAAATTTGACAAAAGCTCAATCATCAATCGACAATCGCATTCAAGAGCATGATCGTATTACGTATATGATCTAAACCAATATTTACTTTAATTTCAGATTTCCAGGGACAAAAATCAAAATGCAAACATGCAAGAGAAACTGGGTCGAGTGAAAACTTTTTGATTAATGTTCAAGTAAATGGGGTAGCTTAAAAAGGTAGCAAAAAGTGGAGATCCATACTACTTTAAAAATTGCAATTGACCTCTCAACACACGTCATTATTTGATTGAGTGGGGTTGCAGAAAAGGGTAAAGCTAATAAATGCAAACACTACAACACGATGAGAGATTGAAATGTAGAGATACATTACATACCAAGaattgtggaagaagaagaatagCTGTGTTCTTGAAGGAGACCAAGTCTTACAGTTTCCTTCTCGTTCCTCTGGTGTGTGTCGATTTTCTGCGTACATTAATGGCGGAATAAATGAATCTGAATTTGTACTTCCATGTTAGTAGATACGTTAGTCGTAGGGTGAGGTGGGTGAGGTGATGTGAGAGTGGGGCAGGGTGGATTGAAAAAGCTGCTGCCTGCTGTTTATATGTTCTTTTCACATGTCGTTATTCGGATCGGATCGAGCAGAGATACATTTATATAAATTGATTAAattcatttaaattaaacaaaactatttatttgataGGATAACAACAATATATAATATACATAGTTAGGTTTTTTGTAGCATATCgttgaaattcttgaattttttttatcaaataagtgttttaaaaaaaatatatttatcaaaTATATTTACCAAAACTCAAAAAGGGTTTAAAAGGTCACTTTGAGAAAAATTGAAAGGGTCACCATGAACCCTTCCTAATCAAcatgtttaatatattatatcaattaatAACATATCACCTCAATTGCCATCTAATGTtacaataatggacttaatgtgATGTTTTTTAGAAGTTGAATAAGAACAAGAAAATATCTCGATGCCACTTTCACGTTCTATATTTCCTTGTTTCTCTTCAAAATTGATCAACTGGATTCTTGCTATGGCTGTTTACATGAAACACGATCTTCACTTCCAATGAGCTTTTACTAGGTACTCTGTTATAATAGCTACTAATATAGACTATATGAATTTCATTGAAATATGGTATGCTTGTAGTTGTATCCTTCCTGTTTACATTGATCATGTTGATGTGAATCTTTAGGATTAACTTAATGACAGTCTGCCCCATGAAGATCCATATGTTCAGATGGATGATGGATGACAATGAGGCAATAGTTGATGAGCAAACAACTTATAATGGAGATGCTCACTAGAAAAAGAAAAAGCATGTGCTAAGTATGAGATTTAAAAGTCTTAAATGATTAAAACATATGATGTGTAATTATGATGTTGCTAATGGTTATCAgttatgttataaaaaaatgatagTAGGAGACTTTTTGTTAAATGTTGTTCTGGTCAGTGCAAGTTTAGATTGTAGACTTCATGGATGAGTAAAGAACACTCTTTCTAGATTAAGTCCCTCACAGATAAGCATAAATGTGCAATAAATTTCAAATCAGGATCAGTTGTTAGCTATGCTTGGATTGATAGCCATTACACTACACATTTCTTACACAAACAAAAACTAAGTGTTAGGCTACTTAGGTTGAGGTTAAAAAGAAATTTGGTATAAAAGTGAGTATATGACAGTGTAAGAGAGCAAAGAAACATGCAATTCGTCTATGTGGAGGAATACTTGTGGAACACTATGCAAAGCTTTGGTCTTATTGTAAAGACATAAGAATATAAAATCCAAGGTTAACAATCAAAATGGATGTCAATAATATACTAGATGGTAAGACTTATTTTAGCAAGTTTTACATACTTTTTGAGGACCTAAAACAAGGTTGGAGAGGGAGTTGTAGAAGAGTAATAAATATGGATGGTTTTTCTTAAAGGGTTTATGTAGGGGAAAGTTAATATGTGTTGTAGGAAGGAATAGTAATAatcatattttcctaattgcaaGGGCATTGTGTGTGTGGAAAATAAAGAAAACTAGAAATGGTTTTTGGAAAAGCTTAAAGATGACTTAGGATTGGCAAATGGTTTTGGTATACATTGTTGTCAGATATGGTATGTCATATACTATCCAATTTCAGTTATACTAGCTATAtgtttcatttttattcactggTGTACACTATAAGAAGATGTTTTAGAAGGCAAAAAAGGCCTCCACTGAACCTTTATTCAATACAACCATGAAGGAAATCCAACTGCTTAATCTTGCAACATTTGCATACCTTTTGGATAAGAACCCCAAATCATGGAGTAGAACATTCTTTGTTGAGGGATGGATGTGTGATGTTGTTGAAAATGGATAAACTGAGAGCTTTAATAGTGTGACTAGGGATGCAAGGAAAAATCCAACCATCATAATGTTGGAGGAAATTAGATTGTATATTATGGAGAGACTATTCAATTTGATTATCAAAGGTAGTTCATGGCCTGGCTATAAAACCTTTTCCAACAATTATACTCCCACTCAATAAGTTACAAAAAGCACAAAGGTATATTTTATACTTCAAtgtccttattgtaaatgtgtaTACTAGTTTTTGTACATTGTTAAATAGGTAATGGCATGTTTTATCAAGTGGTCTAAACCATTTTgaaaaaataacctagaaaagtcATATGTTATGGATCTAAATAAGAAAACTTATACTTGCAGAACCAGTAACTTAATGACAATGGATGTGTACATTCAGTGGCAATGATCTCATATTTGAATAGAAATGTTGCTTCGTATGTGGATCCAATGTACTACGAAACCTTTTACAGGAACACGTATACGTATCCATTGCATGAGATGGATGGTAGCAATATGTAGCCAACTATGAACTACATACCATTTTTTCCACAATTAAAGAGAATAATGTCAGCCAAACCAACAATCAACAAAAGAAATGATGCATTTGAAAGGATTGCAAGACAAAGGTAGGTAAAAAAAATATCGTGCAGTGTGTAAACAAGTAGGAAATAATAATTTAACTTCTCCCTTTTCtttcaaattaatctaaaagttaccAAATGGCCCCTCCTCTACAAAACCTTCTCAACTTAGGTCTAGAATTTACCTTTCAACCCCTGCCCCTAAGAGTCTATTCAATATAAgtccaaatgataccaaacaCCCCTTGACTacttaaaatctttacaaaataagtcctgAAATTATACTTTAACCCCCAAAACTCCAAATCATGTCATTGGACTCCTCGAAACCAACACTTCGATAAATATTATGggttttagggctactattcatttattaatctttatatatttatttattaataaacgAGATGTTACAATAACttttattatacttattaatgaggaattaatgtcatatccaatccgttcagctaacgaccctccattaatcaaggaagcggtaggtgagagtggacacccattcaaccgccattttataagcagtttccttataccccctataGATCaacttcgtaaatgaggcctactaacggtaagattggaCTCATCTTTATACgtatataatatatatacatattaatcttttaatattataatagtataagggttgtattttaaacttttaaaacactagagttttagaatttaatatttcaaattaaaaacttttcaatcaaattttaaattccaaaacttgagggcaaattttgaaacttttcaaaacttctagATCAAATTTCAAATAATAAAACTAATCACATAATTGTGCACATTATCTTAAATTTTGatcattatcttttaattggatgaggatattaattaccaaatcagaaaattcaaatttaaacagttaaaacaatttAAGGTAATGATCCTTATCTAATTTTTGGGCTGAAGGCCGAAAAAAATGCCATCAAAtgaaccaactcgtcaagtcagggCATGGACCCGTCGAGTTCTGCTGCCAGAGAGCCAAAACCGATTTTGTTCCAGCTTTGGCAGAACACAAtagcatcaaatataacagaaaaagACCCTaagctctgatatcactgatgggctttgagcattacaacattcctatggtgcacatgcaaccttatttgctttggatctaggtttttatcaagttatacatgaaaattaattttc is part of the Lactuca sativa cultivar Salinas chromosome 7, Lsat_Salinas_v11, whole genome shotgun sequence genome and harbors:
- the LOC111906607 gene encoding cysteine proteinase inhibitor 6 isoform X2; protein product: MQIQRYNYILLLLIASSLLNPSSASKQSSFCSSEEVFLESNPMATLGGIKDSPASNSAEIDGLARFAVDEHNKKENKMLELARVVKVQEQVVSGTLHHLTLEVVDVGEKKLYLAKIWVKPWLNFKELQEFTHIGDATTTSPNLDVQKDDESMTIHGDFQDAASHALKTLQQRSNSLFPYELQEVVHVKAETVDGTAKYDLVLKVKRSDKEEKFKANVHKDKDGNFHVNNMVQDHS
- the LOC111906607 gene encoding cysteine proteinase inhibitor 6 isoform X1, which encodes MQIQRYNYILLLLIASSLLNPSSASKQSSFCSSEEVFLESNPMATLGGIKDSPASNSAEIDGLARFAVDEHNKKENKMLELARVVKVQEQVVSGTLHHLTLEVVDVGEKKLYLAKIWVKPWLNFKELQEFTHIGDATTTSPNLDVQKGNILHPIFKIFLTIIYLLTKILKADDESMTIHGDFQDAASHALKTLQQRSNSLFPYELQEVVHVKAETVDGTAKYDLVLKVKRSDKEEKFKANVHKDKDGNFHVNNMVQDHS
- the LOC111906606 gene encoding probable UDP-arabinose 4-epimerase 2, coding for MFNFTKSRTRSNRPSSLGGMDFVDPVKKSGLVRKIIFATSLVALCITIIKFSPSLSSPSPFSSHEAGITHVLVTGGAGYIGSHAALRLLKDSHRVTIVDNLSRGNLGAIKVLQNLFPEPGRLQFIYADLGDPKAVNKIFSENAFDAVMHFAAVAYVGESTLDPLKYYHNITSNTLLVLEAMAAHNVNTLIYSSTCATYGEPDKMPITEETPQHPINPYGTAKKMAEDIILDFHKNSDMAVMILRYFNVIGSDPEGRLGEAPRPELREHGRISAACFDAARGITDGLKVRGTDYKTADGTCIRDYIDVTDLVDAHVKALAKAQPGEVGIYNVGTGHGRSVKEFVEACKRATGVSVKVEYLPRRPGDYAEVFSDPSKILRELNWTAKYTDLEKSLRVAWRWQKLHHNGYGNH